In one Henriciella litoralis genomic region, the following are encoded:
- the ilvN gene encoding acetolactate synthase small subunit, with product MSKEPIPASAYDMDHAEEADERRTLAVLVDNEPGVLGRVVGLFSARGYNIESLTVAEVDRGKHRSRITIVTTGTAHMLEQIEAQLLRLVPVAAVIDITKSKRGIERELALVKVAGQGEPRVEALRIAEIFRARVIDTTNESFIFEITGASDKIDQFTDLMEPLGLVEVSRTGVLSIRRGKDAG from the coding sequence ATGAGCAAAGAGCCAATCCCCGCCAGCGCCTATGATATGGATCACGCCGAAGAGGCCGACGAGCGCCGCACGCTCGCCGTCCTTGTCGACAATGAGCCGGGCGTCCTAGGCCGTGTCGTCGGGCTGTTCTCTGCGCGTGGCTACAATATTGAGAGCCTGACTGTCGCCGAAGTGGACCGGGGCAAACATCGCTCGCGGATCACCATCGTGACGACCGGGACCGCCCATATGCTCGAGCAGATCGAGGCGCAGCTGCTGCGTCTGGTGCCGGTCGCTGCCGTCATCGACATCACCAAGTCCAAGCGCGGCATTGAGCGTGAGCTGGCGCTGGTGAAGGTTGCGGGGCAGGGCGAACCGCGCGTCGAAGCGCTGCGCATCGCAGAGATTTTCCGTGCCCGCGTCATCGATACGACGAATGAGAGCTTCATCTTCGAGATCACCGGCGCGTCCGACAAGATCGACCAGTTCACCGACCTGATGGAGCCGCTCGGCCTCGTCGAGGTCAGCCGCACCGGCGTCCTCTCCATTCGGCGCGGGAAGGATGCGGGATGA
- a CDS encoding acetolactate synthase 3 large subunit produces the protein MSSNMDTHTLSQTDTTPRIMTGAEIVITALKEQGVETMFGYPGGAVLPIYDALYSEPSIRHILVRHEQGAGHAAEGYARSTGKCGVVLVTSGPGATNMVTPITDAMMDSIPMVVITGQVPSHLIGTDAFQECDTVGITRCCAKHNYLVTDVDNLARVIHEAFLIATSGRPGPVVIDIPKDVQFATGRYIGKAGVVKKTYQPKTEPSEHAIRDALDMMATARRPVFYTGGGVINAGPEASRLLQELQAVTGVPVTSTLMGLGAFPASHEDWLGMVGMHGAYEANNAMHDCDLMICVGARFDDRVTGKVSAFSPGSRKIHIDIDPSSINKIIRVDVPIIADCKNALQALLDGWKKRQLPKPDLSDWQEQIAKWRAVDCFSYPENDGSIRPQYAVERLYELTKDRDTYISTEVGQHQMWAAQHYHFEEPNRWMTSGGLGTMGYGLPAAVGIQAAHPDSLVIDIAGEASVQMVMQEVSTAVQHRLPIKIFILNNEWMGMVRQWQELLHGERYSHSYSDSLPDFVKLAEAYGAHGIQCSDPAELDTKIMEMIDHDGPVVFDCLVTKAENCLPMIPSGAPHNEMILGKISGNEIDEAGRKMV, from the coding sequence ATGAGCAGCAATATGGACACCCACACGCTTTCGCAGACCGATACGACGCCCCGCATCATGACGGGCGCCGAAATTGTGATCACCGCGCTGAAAGAGCAGGGCGTGGAAACGATGTTCGGATATCCGGGCGGGGCGGTTCTACCCATTTATGACGCGCTCTATTCAGAGCCGTCGATCCGGCACATCCTTGTTCGACATGAGCAGGGGGCAGGCCATGCCGCAGAAGGCTATGCCCGTTCCACGGGCAAGTGCGGCGTCGTGCTCGTCACCTCCGGACCCGGCGCGACGAATATGGTCACGCCGATTACAGATGCGATGATGGACTCCATTCCAATGGTCGTCATCACCGGCCAGGTGCCGAGCCACCTGATCGGCACGGATGCCTTCCAGGAATGCGATACGGTCGGCATCACGCGGTGCTGCGCCAAGCACAATTATCTCGTCACCGACGTCGATAATCTGGCCCGCGTCATCCATGAAGCGTTCCTGATCGCGACATCCGGACGTCCCGGCCCCGTCGTGATCGACATCCCGAAGGACGTCCAGTTCGCGACCGGTCGCTATATCGGCAAGGCCGGCGTTGTGAAGAAAACCTATCAGCCGAAGACCGAACCGAGCGAGCACGCCATCCGCGATGCGCTCGACATGATGGCCACCGCGCGGCGCCCGGTTTTCTATACCGGCGGCGGGGTCATCAATGCCGGGCCAGAAGCCTCCAGGCTGCTGCAGGAATTGCAGGCAGTCACGGGTGTTCCGGTCACATCGACCTTGATGGGCCTTGGCGCCTTCCCGGCCAGCCACGAAGACTGGCTCGGCATGGTTGGCATGCACGGCGCCTATGAAGCCAATAATGCGATGCATGATTGCGATCTGATGATCTGTGTTGGCGCGCGGTTTGATGACCGGGTGACCGGCAAGGTCTCGGCCTTCTCGCCGGGTTCACGCAAGATCCACATCGATATCGACCCGTCCTCGATCAACAAGATCATCCGGGTCGACGTGCCGATCATCGCCGATTGCAAGAATGCGCTTCAGGCCCTGCTGGATGGCTGGAAGAAACGCCAGCTGCCCAAGCCGGACCTGTCCGACTGGCAAGAGCAGATCGCAAAATGGCGCGCGGTCGATTGCTTTTCCTATCCTGAAAATGACGGGTCGATCCGCCCACAATATGCGGTTGAGCGGCTCTATGAGCTGACCAAGGATCGCGACACCTACATTTCGACAGAGGTTGGCCAGCACCAGATGTGGGCGGCCCAGCACTATCATTTCGAAGAGCCGAACCGCTGGATGACCAGTGGCGGCCTCGGCACGATGGGCTATGGCCTGCCGGCAGCGGTCGGCATTCAGGCGGCCCACCCGGACAGTCTGGTGATCGACATTGCCGGCGAAGCTTCGGTCCAGATGGTGATGCAGGAAGTTTCCACGGCCGTTCAGCACAGATTGCCGATCAAGATTTTCATCCTGAACAATGAGTGGATGGGCATGGTCCGCCAGTGGCAGGAATTGCTGCACGGGGAACGTTATTCGCACTCCTATAGTGATAGCCTGCCTGACTTTGTGAAACTGGCAGAAGCCTATGGCGCGCACGGCATACAATGTTCTGACCCGGCGGAGCTCGACACGAAGATCATGGAGATGATCGATCATGATGGTCCGGTGGTGTTTGACTGCCTTGTCACCAAGGCGGAGAACTGCCTGCCCATGATCCCGTCAGGCGCCCCGCATAATGAAATGATCCTCGGCAAGATCTCAGGAAACGAGATCGATGAAGCCGGACGGAAAATGGTCTGA